The following are from one region of the Acidobacteriota bacterium genome:
- a CDS encoding AAA family ATPase, with product MTGGFLADAQLEFADGLNCLIGGRGAGKTTALEFLRFGLGLMPDPKADPQRHRSIEALVKANLGTGQLRIELRTRTDMRYTASRSFHETVQVLNEVGTAVPISLDRDQIFSADVFSQNEIEEIASSPAAQLELLDRFQEPETVAIDRELEQLQRQLDQSSTDLRRIDQEVEDVRGRALELPVLQEKLRGLAQVAGPDADRINAAHAAKSLRAREEKVPELIIASLQKLARDIGSSQLAFQTGVDAQLDSQIRQAANREVFQALETDLAAFKRRLAEIIRSIENDAQALEQRIRMHATALAQRHAIQESEYRTIIEASEEQGERAAERMSLQASLTNAQSAAAEQVAKEQQREGMMKTRAELLKRGSELRDQRFALRKKVAERLSTQFPSIRVTVTQSADLGDYQEIVTEALKGSGVKQGTAAERLCHVFLPDELAQVVARKDVDTLGQRTGFDEDRSRKILNALLGGGTHYTIGTVALNDQPSIELLDGDTFKESTHLSTGQRCTTILPILLTQSERPLLIDQPEDNLDNAFVYDTIVRALRAIKGSRQVIFVTHNPNIPVLGEAERVFVFSSDGQHSSLKQVGTVDDCKEQIERILEGGREAFLLRKKRYGH from the coding sequence GTGACAGGCGGCTTTTTGGCGGACGCGCAATTGGAGTTCGCCGACGGGTTGAACTGCCTGATCGGAGGCCGAGGGGCTGGAAAGACAACTGCTCTTGAGTTTCTTCGCTTCGGTCTCGGACTTATGCCAGACCCCAAGGCGGATCCACAGCGACATCGGTCCATCGAAGCATTGGTCAAAGCGAATCTTGGAACCGGGCAGCTCAGGATCGAACTTCGCACCAGGACTGATATGCGGTATACAGCCAGCCGTAGTTTTCACGAAACTGTCCAAGTCTTGAACGAAGTAGGTACAGCAGTCCCGATTTCGCTAGATCGCGACCAAATATTCAGCGCAGACGTTTTTAGCCAGAACGAGATTGAGGAGATCGCCTCTAGCCCCGCTGCCCAACTCGAACTTCTCGACCGCTTTCAAGAACCCGAGACTGTAGCAATTGATCGCGAGTTGGAGCAACTGCAACGCCAGCTTGATCAATCGAGCACCGACCTTCGTCGCATTGATCAAGAAGTAGAGGACGTTCGCGGCCGGGCCTTGGAGCTCCCTGTGTTACAGGAAAAGCTGAGAGGTCTCGCCCAGGTTGCAGGTCCCGACGCTGATCGCATCAACGCGGCACATGCCGCAAAGAGCTTGCGCGCCCGCGAAGAGAAGGTACCAGAACTCATTATCGCTTCTTTGCAAAAGCTTGCACGGGACATCGGATCAAGCCAGTTGGCGTTTCAAACGGGCGTAGATGCCCAACTCGACAGTCAAATTCGACAGGCCGCCAACCGCGAAGTCTTTCAAGCGCTTGAGACCGACCTCGCAGCCTTTAAACGCCGCCTAGCCGAGATCATCCGATCGATCGAGAACGACGCTCAAGCCCTTGAGCAACGGATCCGTATGCATGCAACTGCGCTTGCTCAGCGTCACGCCATTCAGGAGTCTGAGTACCGAACCATTATCGAAGCGTCGGAGGAACAAGGAGAACGCGCCGCTGAGCGGATGTCGCTGCAAGCATCTCTTACGAATGCACAATCTGCCGCCGCCGAACAGGTGGCCAAAGAACAACAACGGGAAGGCATGATGAAGACGCGCGCAGAATTGCTGAAGCGAGGTTCAGAACTGCGCGATCAACGTTTCGCCCTGAGGAAGAAGGTCGCGGAGCGTCTCTCAACTCAATTCCCAAGTATCCGTGTCACGGTGACGCAGTCGGCTGATTTGGGCGATTATCAGGAGATTGTGACCGAGGCGCTCAAGGGTTCGGGCGTTAAACAAGGCACGGCCGCAGAGCGATTGTGCCACGTATTTTTGCCAGACGAGTTAGCCCAGGTTGTCGCAAGAAAAGATGTCGACACGCTCGGGCAACGGACAGGATTCGACGAAGACCGCTCTAGGAAAATCCTGAATGCCCTACTCGGCGGCGGCACTCACTACACGATTGGGACTGTGGCCCTTAACGATCAACCTTCCATCGAACTTCTCGACGGTGACACTTTCAAAGAATCAACACATCTATCGACAGGACAACGATGTACAACAATTTTGCCCATCCTGTTGACCCAAAGCGAACGGCCTCTGTTGATCGATCAGCCTGAAGATAATCTCGACAACGCTTTCGTCTACGACACCATTGTCCGAGCGCTGCGAGCGATCAAAGGCAGCCGCCAAGTGATTTTTGTGACGCACAATCCAAACATACCGGTGCTTGGCGAAGCCGAACGTGTTTTTGTGTTCTCCTCAGATGGCCAACACTCCAGTCTCAAGCAGGTCGGAACCGTCGATGATTGCAAGGAACAAATCGAGAGAATTCTGGAAGGCGGCCGGGAGGCGTTTCTGCTAAGAAAAAAGCGTTATGGCCACTGA
- a CDS encoding HEAT repeat domain-containing protein, which yields MATDETLTHRDLLAALESPDWSATVQAVAAAETRLRGSIVGDPPFEEIVARLVALASHTKWEVRRAVANAAAQAPHSIFERVLAKLALDDNSRVRQAAEYAALRRRDSRHASTLGKQHEDRINSILDDFEARFGSKGRDAVKRAAEQISNIFARELYHEVIKLLSPLAVSADRLRTQLSDPNVRPEALAEEAERIGRRVKQVRAVLDGMRAYTAQPTLTFKSEVLRELVQEAAGVARDSDGEGKSQRPSIGVNVPSDVVVDVARARFVQALTNVLLNAIEAYRDLEALKPIQVRADPQEGLVTITVEDSGCGMSTEGQRDAVTLFATSKPNGTGVGLPLAVKIVESEHGGRLTIESVKGRGTIVRIIIPKHRPVDHV from the coding sequence ATGGCCACTGATGAGACATTAACTCACCGGGACTTACTGGCTGCGCTGGAGTCACCCGACTGGTCTGCCACAGTTCAGGCGGTGGCCGCCGCAGAGACACGCTTACGCGGCTCCATCGTCGGCGATCCCCCATTCGAAGAGATCGTCGCGAGGCTCGTTGCTCTCGCGAGTCACACGAAATGGGAGGTTCGTAGGGCCGTCGCAAACGCCGCTGCGCAGGCTCCTCACTCCATATTTGAGAGAGTGTTGGCAAAGCTTGCCCTTGATGACAACAGCCGCGTTCGGCAGGCCGCGGAATACGCGGCCCTCCGACGTCGTGACTCTCGCCATGCGAGCACCTTGGGGAAGCAACATGAAGACCGCATCAACTCAATACTGGATGATTTCGAAGCCCGTTTCGGCTCGAAGGGTCGGGATGCCGTAAAACGTGCTGCCGAACAAATATCGAATATCTTCGCCCGCGAACTGTACCACGAAGTCATCAAGCTGCTATCGCCGCTCGCGGTTTCAGCCGACCGACTACGAACGCAGCTTTCAGATCCCAATGTTCGACCAGAAGCACTTGCGGAGGAAGCCGAGCGTATCGGACGCCGGGTGAAACAAGTTCGTGCCGTTTTGGACGGGATGCGTGCCTATACTGCTCAACCGACACTCACTTTCAAGTCAGAAGTCTTGCGAGAGCTCGTTCAAGAAGCAGCCGGCGTGGCGCGTGATAGCGATGGGGAAGGCAAGTCGCAACGCCCGTCTATCGGTGTCAACGTGCCATCGGATGTAGTTGTGGACGTCGCACGTGCGCGGTTCGTTCAAGCTCTTACGAATGTCTTGCTGAATGCGATTGAAGCTTATCGAGATCTGGAAGCGCTCAAGCCAATTCAAGTCAGGGCTGATCCGCAGGAGGGCCTCGTCACCATTACAGTGGAGGATTCAGGATGTGGCATGTCCACTGAAGGGCAACGTGACGCAGTTACTCTGTTTGCGACAAGCAAACCAAACGGTACCGGTGTCGGTTTGCCACTCGCAGTGAAGATTGTCGAGTCTGAACACGGAGGTCGACTAACCATCGAAAGCGTGAAAGGCCGTGGAACCATCGTTCGTATCATCATCCCAAAACATCGGCCCGTGGATCATGTATGA
- a CDS encoding response regulator: protein MKKRHIALIVEDHKETAEDLREILRSIDCDSVIVDNREDALAALQDKSFCLILLDLQIKSAAAEIKGHVEYGKALLRTIRQKYGDHNGVPFWLPVLIVSGFAREFDDAVDVMKDGASDIIRKPFESQQVSEGIRQALQASGRQTHEQCHESPPTQGPNLKAGVEIAIPGDRIGRRTRITIASKPVPLTNASLKVLLRLMIAKRKGAPVHKIELGATAEQGFKGISTLQNELKPILGDVKIIENDYHGYYSLVDNVRIGKCAVTKLLDIGDHTISGLAKELTEKAPRRTRKV from the coding sequence ATGAAAAAGCGGCATATCGCTCTGATTGTTGAGGACCATAAGGAAACTGCGGAAGACCTCCGCGAGATCCTGCGGTCGATCGACTGTGACAGTGTCATTGTGGATAATCGCGAAGATGCTCTAGCCGCGCTTCAGGACAAGTCCTTCTGTTTGATTCTGTTGGACTTGCAGATCAAGAGTGCGGCGGCCGAGATCAAAGGTCACGTCGAATACGGTAAGGCACTTTTGCGCACAATTCGCCAGAAGTACGGCGACCATAACGGAGTTCCCTTCTGGTTGCCCGTACTCATTGTCAGTGGATTCGCGCGTGAGTTTGACGACGCCGTCGACGTAATGAAAGACGGCGCCAGCGATATTATACGGAAGCCGTTCGAAAGCCAGCAGGTGTCCGAAGGGATACGCCAGGCCCTCCAAGCCAGTGGCCGCCAGACGCACGAGCAATGCCACGAGTCACCCCCTACACAAGGTCCGAACCTGAAGGCCGGAGTCGAGATCGCGATTCCAGGGGACAGGATTGGGCGCCGAACCCGTATAACAATCGCGTCCAAGCCCGTGCCCCTCACAAACGCTTCTTTGAAGGTGCTCTTGCGTCTGATGATCGCTAAGCGAAAGGGAGCGCCCGTGCACAAGATCGAGTTGGGCGCGACAGCAGAACAAGGCTTCAAGGGGATTTCCACACTGCAGAATGAACTCAAGCCAATCTTGGGCGATGTCAAAATCATCGAGAACGATTACCACGGCTACTACAGCCTCGTGGACAATGTGAGAATCGGGAAATGTGCCGTTACCAAGCTACTCGATATTGGTGACCATACGATATCAGGGCTCGCCAAAGAGCTGACCGAAAAGGCGCCGCGCCGTACCAGGAAAGTCTGA
- a CDS encoding Mov34/MPN/PAD-1 family protein: MTVWRPRASYSRISVPLPIVGETLDALRRFGAVENIVYWAGLEEGDHARIVRLIEPEAHRTRRYVHVDGEEVARIVNEIYERGEVLIVQLHTHPAAEDHSETDDCGTVSKRNGFISLVVPFFALLSKPDAPLWFGYELQDGGWFELDVATRLAIND, translated from the coding sequence ATGACTGTCTGGAGGCCGCGAGCTAGCTATTCGAGGATTAGCGTTCCCCTCCCCATTGTCGGCGAAACGCTCGATGCTCTGCGGCGTTTTGGTGCTGTCGAAAACATTGTTTACTGGGCCGGCCTTGAAGAAGGTGACCACGCAAGGATTGTTCGCTTGATCGAACCGGAGGCACATCGCACCAGAAGGTATGTCCATGTCGATGGCGAGGAAGTGGCTCGAATCGTAAACGAGATTTATGAACGAGGTGAAGTCCTCATCGTACAGCTCCACACGCACCCTGCGGCTGAGGACCACTCTGAAACCGACGACTGCGGTACGGTTTCCAAACGTAACGGTTTCATTTCTCTCGTCGTTCCGTTCTTCGCCCTGCTTTCAAAGCCTGATGCACCTCTGTGGTTTGGTTACGAACTCCAGGACGGGGGTTGGTTCGAGTTAGACGTAGCAACGAGGTTGGCTATCAATGATTAG
- a CDS encoding ThiF family adenylyltransferase: MISLVGGPITPEELRKSKELFYMLRDQRTAEGNPYIQQVDSADLAVIVSQRSAQNLNCQVLLLTLFNTLLRMGLFFAAPKIEVPNAELLVRTATLKSTDLPSAVRELSNNVDPHCAIRPYSDGAHTIISIGNNEISANDVIAGGVLNHRAVVSSESFESDQDFNPYASVAAAYAVLAEVYKAFFGVQLRRPRLDNLSLSYPVPHKSDIGRTLLVGAGGIGHTFSWALQFCSLTGVIDICDFENIEPSNLNRYLCAFVDDVNIRKDQHLARYIRSNSQVEANALGGKYEDLVGRNSIRIRQYDRVVACLDNVVSRYAVQSDLPRLLLNAGTNAYSFQASRHDFLNGGCLACLFPPRKGTSHEQRVACDQLAQGETLRPTESYSMVTGLAGLYLLLQLLADRNWSPHHQGNALRLDSIVDEARRKDPECVLFCEEPQVQARFRENYGPEY, translated from the coding sequence ATGATTAGCCTTGTGGGAGGCCCCATCACCCCCGAAGAACTGAGGAAGTCAAAGGAACTGTTTTACATGCTGCGGGATCAGCGCACCGCAGAAGGCAACCCGTACATTCAGCAGGTAGATTCTGCAGACTTGGCTGTAATCGTTAGTCAGCGATCGGCGCAGAACCTCAACTGCCAAGTCCTTCTTCTCACCCTCTTCAACACGCTCCTCAGGATGGGGCTTTTTTTTGCCGCCCCCAAGATCGAAGTACCGAACGCGGAACTGCTCGTACGGACCGCCACGCTCAAATCCACCGACCTACCCAGCGCGGTAAGAGAACTCTCAAACAACGTTGACCCGCATTGCGCGATTCGGCCTTACTCCGATGGCGCGCACACGATAATCTCAATTGGGAATAATGAAATCTCCGCAAATGATGTGATCGCCGGCGGCGTTCTAAACCATCGGGCAGTCGTTAGTTCTGAGAGTTTTGAAAGTGATCAAGACTTTAACCCATACGCCTCTGTGGCCGCTGCGTATGCGGTCCTCGCCGAGGTCTACAAAGCCTTCTTTGGTGTACAACTCCGAAGGCCGCGGCTAGACAATCTCTCACTTTCATATCCCGTTCCTCACAAATCGGATATCGGGCGAACGCTGCTGGTCGGAGCGGGTGGTATCGGCCATACTTTTTCCTGGGCGCTTCAGTTCTGCTCTTTGACGGGAGTGATCGATATATGCGATTTTGAAAATATCGAACCATCCAACCTCAATCGCTATCTCTGTGCCTTCGTCGATGATGTGAACATAAGGAAAGATCAGCACCTTGCCAGGTATATCCGCTCCAATTCTCAGGTCGAAGCGAACGCTCTGGGCGGAAAGTACGAAGATTTGGTGGGAAGAAATTCGATACGCATCAGACAGTACGATAGGGTAGTCGCATGTTTAGACAATGTGGTGTCAAGGTATGCCGTCCAATCCGATTTGCCGCGCTTGCTGCTAAACGCCGGCACAAACGCATATTCATTTCAGGCATCGCGACATGATTTCTTGAACGGAGGTTGTTTGGCGTGCTTATTTCCACCGCGCAAAGGCACGAGCCACGAACAACGTGTGGCGTGCGATCAACTTGCGCAAGGGGAAACACTGCGACCAACAGAGAGCTACAGCATGGTGACAGGTCTTGCGGGTCTGTATCTACTTTTGCAGTTGTTGGCCGACCGCAACTGGTCTCCTCATCATCAGGGAAATGCCCTGCGGTTAGATTCTATTGTCGACGAGGCGCGAAGAAAAGATCCTGAATGTGTTCTCTTCTGCGAAGAACCGCAAGTCCAAGCTCGCTTTCGCGAGAATTACGGTCCCGAGTACTGA
- a CDS encoding DUF4062 domain-containing protein: protein MPRRSGNQVEPLLIDRAAAAELPSAEAVREWAREKRAFVSSVMSELPEERYAVAAGIRAVGLRVVMFEEFGGRDADPEEAYLAEVEGSDIYIGILGRRYGKPLKSRYSATHAEYLHAEKHALRMAVWTLAAPDREGHEQSFLDEVRTFYVAPEFRTAADLQRQVDERLRAIAAEDLAPWCKLGNVIFRAMEVKDRGSTIQVTARVKDDTVARALEEMRGDRYNRGTNAQFTWAGRSKYVKVGEVHVTTTTARSKMFRLELEIQDGPQENMMEVSIGGKSSADLTELSLRSVLFGEPNPLADQYMGFASEIADPLAPLRENRVSEEIIRPLSELLITELLVGTGRARSVIRYRLGVAIRGHRNLSLSWEAPSRYSNERPALRSVKGEVNI from the coding sequence ATGCCAAGGCGATCCGGTAATCAGGTCGAGCCGCTTCTGATCGATCGCGCGGCGGCAGCGGAATTACCGTCCGCCGAGGCGGTGCGCGAGTGGGCCCGCGAGAAACGCGCGTTCGTTTCGAGCGTGATGTCCGAACTGCCGGAGGAGCGCTACGCCGTCGCCGCCGGCATCCGCGCCGTAGGCCTGCGCGTCGTCATGTTCGAGGAGTTCGGTGGACGCGACGCGGACCCGGAAGAAGCGTACCTTGCCGAGGTCGAGGGCTCGGACATTTACATCGGCATTCTGGGCCGGCGGTACGGAAAGCCATTGAAATCGAGATATTCGGCAACGCACGCGGAATATCTTCACGCCGAAAAACACGCTTTGCGGATGGCCGTGTGGACTTTGGCGGCGCCGGATCGGGAGGGGCACGAGCAATCCTTCCTCGACGAGGTCCGCACTTTCTACGTCGCCCCTGAATTTCGCACGGCGGCTGATCTGCAGCGGCAGGTCGATGAAAGGCTGCGCGCGATTGCCGCCGAGGACTTGGCACCCTGGTGCAAATTAGGGAACGTAATCTTCCGCGCCATGGAGGTCAAAGACCGCGGCTCGACCATACAAGTGACGGCACGCGTCAAGGACGACACCGTGGCGCGCGCCCTTGAAGAGATGCGCGGAGATCGTTACAACCGCGGAACCAACGCGCAGTTCACGTGGGCCGGCCGCAGTAAGTATGTAAAGGTCGGAGAGGTCCACGTCACCACGACGACGGCTCGGTCGAAGATGTTTCGCCTGGAGCTCGAAATTCAGGACGGTCCGCAAGAAAACATGATGGAGGTCAGCATTGGCGGAAAATCTTCTGCCGATTTGACGGAACTTTCATTGCGAAGCGTGTTGTTCGGCGAGCCCAATCCCCTTGCCGATCAATACATGGGTTTCGCCAGCGAAATTGCGGATCCGCTGGCGCCGCTGCGCGAAAACCGGGTGTCGGAGGAAATCATCCGGCCACTTTCGGAATTGCTGATCACCGAACTTCTGGTCGGCACCGGACGCGCGCGGAGCGTCATCAGGTACCGGCTCGGGGTGGCAATCCGGGGACATCGGAACCTGAGCTTGTCATGGGAAGCGCCCAGCCGCTATTCGAACGAGAGACCGGCGCTTCGCAGCGTCAAGGGAGAAGTCAACATCTGA